Proteins encoded by one window of Macrobrachium rosenbergii isolate ZJJX-2024 chromosome 57, ASM4041242v1, whole genome shotgun sequence:
- the LOC136837043 gene encoding uncharacterized protein, which produces MYKSPPKFTTGQELATRYWWNITQLAAAASQDIFLIVYSSMDGTDNGTKSIATYCLENERRHVTKELIEEGYDKEKLTANPSEVFFDLQLTRKVMDKVLVEDENRGILEKIRKKIRWLTYQRNEVCHEMLTSLELLNLKLKLGTLKGVLRQLYNLASQFSKINKETTDAALEFFLDELDVHRSVTTVTQYKSQRRFRQRHKRRFVESAEGSSDDDDDGDDDEDSEEINSNNSEDQWPARKDRNSFALESENNSELSDMEETKIGSHDLTNKLCKRNEFLLNNNRNGYVMGAPWETGELDIYSAEENTQRNSEHQTTSYTNPHTEGTFQEIWQAQGSTICVQIGLYCSKGWQNQFGNFQTVLPTGEQLMLFWQQCQCDGHLTKDMPRKVQFTPPKVDIRTRSKSLGRKASRYILYRQRLGRRKYRSRREKSSQAKRNLWNILDQTELCVPEIQKGVFGNKWEDIIRREEAIVAIENWDILIAEEEWDNEGWIDIQDLRVSSSSREEENQTTEESAKEQGSAHYSGGSELLSSEILDCYNMKTKRIFFTSASIISLISVLAVSSGMFVIVAAFLVAGLIGKALTELVNVLAVILLLCNLGCVVFIVFLIVKFLLVVLVSVIKVASVFLYFIRFCAVLEQRSSEAVQRMDRMARQ; this is translated from the coding sequence ATGTACAAAAGCCCTCCAAAGTTCACAACGGGACAAGAGCTGGCAACTCGATACTGGTGGAACATCACGCAGCTGGCAGCGGCTGCATCCCAAGATATCTTCCTTATCGTGTACTCCTCCATGGATGGCACTGATAATGGCACAAAAAGCATTGCCACTTACTGCCTGGAAAATGAGAGGAGGCATGTGACCAAAGAGCTGATCGAAGAAGGTTATGACAAGGAGAAACTCACCGCAAACCCGAGTGAAGTTTTCTTCGACCTCCAGCTGACCCGGAAAGTTATGGACAAGGTTCTCGTGGAAGACGAAAACAGGGGCATCCTAGAGAAGATCAGAAAGAAGATAAGGTGGCTGACCTACCAGCGAAACGAAGTCTGCCACGAAATGCTCACCTCCCTCGAGCTGCTCAACCTGAAATTAAAACTGGGGACCCTGAAAGGTGTCCTCCGCCAGCTTTATAACCTGGCCTCTCAGTTTtcgaaaataaataaggaaactaCAGACGCAGCTTTAGAATTCTTCTTAGATGAGTTAGATGTACACCGATCGGTCACCACTGTTACTCAGTACAAGTCTCAAAGACGATTTAGGCAGAGACATAAAAGGAGGTTTGTTGAAAGTGCAGAAGGCAGctctgatgatgatgacgatggtgacGATGATGAAGATTCAGAAGAGAttaacagcaataattctgaagaTCAATGGCCTGCTCGCAAGGACAGAAATTCTTTTGCACTGGAGAGTGAAAATAATTCTGAGTTGTCTGACATGGAAGAAACAAAGATTGGTTCACATGACCTGACAAATAAGCTGTGCAAACGCAATGAATTTCTTTTGAACAATAATAGAAATGGGTATGTCATGGGTGCCCCTTGGGAAACAGGAGAACTGGACATTTACAGCGCAGAAGAAAATACCCAAAGAAATTCTGAGCACCAAACAACATCTTATACAAATCCCCACACAGAAGGAACCTTTCAAGAAATCTGGCAGGCACAAGGCTCAACCATTTGTGTTCAGATAGGACTCTACTGTTCTAAGGGATGGCAAAATCAATTCGGAAATTTTCAGACAGTTTTGCCAACAGGTGAGCAACTCATGCTGTTTTGGCAACAATGCCAGTGTGATGGTCACCTTACGAAAGACATGCCACGTAAAGTCCAGTTCACGCCTCCGAAAGTAGATATCCGCACGCGTAGCAAATCCCTGGGCAGAAAGGCGTCGCGATACATTCTGTACAGGCAGCGCCTGGGTAGAAGGAAGTATAGAAGCAGGAGAGAAAAATCATCTCAGGCAAAGAGAAATTTATGGAACATACTGGACCAGACTGAGCTGTGTGTACCAGAAATACAAAAAGGCGTTTTTGGGAACAAATGGGAAGACATAATTAGAAGAGAAGAGGCCATTGTGGCAATTGAAAACTGGGACATCTTGATAGCAGAAGAGGAATGGGACAACGAAGGCTGGATTGACATACAAGACCTCAGGGTCTCGTCCTCaagcagagaagaagagaatCAAACTACTGAAGAATCTGCAAAGGAACAGGGTAGTGCACATTACTCAGGAGGTTCCGAATTACTTTCCTCTGAAATTCTAGATTGTTACAACATGAAGACAAAAAGGATTTTCTTCACTTCCGCCTCTATCATCTCGCTCATCTCTGTATTGGCAGTCTCCTCTGGTATGTTTGTTATTGTGGCAGCATTTCTTGTAGCTGGTCTCATAGGGAAAGCCCTTACCGAACTCGTCAATGTACTGGCAGTCATTTTACTTCTGTGCAATCTTGGATGTGTTGTCTTCATCGTGTTTCTCATTGTGAAATTTCTGCTCGTGGTGCTTGTCTCTGTAATAAAAGTTGCGTCAGTGTTTCTATACTTCATCCGGTTTTGTGCAGTACTTGAACAGCGCAGTTCTGAGGCAGTGCAGAGGATGGATCGTATGGCTCGGCAATAG
- the LOC136837045 gene encoding cystatin-B-like, with translation MMCGGASETKPASEEIQAVMNEVRAAVEEKVGFTLSKYELISYKTQVVAGTNFFAKIDLGDTHVHARVYRNLQGEISLHSVQHPKVLEDDIEYF, from the exons ATGATGTGCGGAGGAGCTTCTGAAACCAAACCTGCCAGCGAGGAGATCCAGGCCGTTATGAATGAAGTCAGGGCAGCC GTCGAGGAGAAGGTCGGCTTCACTCTCTCCAAGTACGAACTGATCTCTTACAAAACGCAGGTTGTGGCCGGGACGAACTTCTTTGCGAAG ATCGACCTCGGCGACACCCATGTTCACGCGAGAGTGTACCGAAACCTGCAGGGGGAGATTTCCCTCCACAGCGTACAGCATCCCAAGGTCCTGGAAGATGACATTGAGTATTTCTAA